GCCATTGGGTTCTTTGTTTGCGACATGTTGTACTTTATGCTGACGGGTCTCGAAAAAGATGTGGTAACCAACCTGTTTTTCTCGAAGACTATCCCGGAATGCATTTATACAGTGGTCGTTGGCGCCGTGGTGTTTTATTTGTCGAGCGGGAAAAAGAAGCGCAATGTTTAGGGAAACGGACAACGAATATGTCCAGACCAGAAACTGGAACGTGCTCGTGTTCATGGGAGTCGTGTTCATTATGTTCACGATTCTTTTGATTCGCCTTTATTCTTTGCAGTACACCCATTACGACGAAAACCTCCAGCGCTCCGAGAACAACCGCATTCGCAAAGTGGAACTCATTGCCGAGCGCGGTTACATTTACGACCGCAACGGCGAAGTGTTGGTGCGCAACAGGCCCTCGTACCAAATTGCACTGCAGGCGATGAACCTGCCCCGCAAATCAAGCGAACGTGATTCGGTGTTCCAGCGCTTGCTGCGCATAAAAGACAAAAACGGGGAGCGGGTTTTTGATTCCGCCTCTGTGGATACCGCGTTCCAGCGAAGCCGTTGGATAAAGAACAAGCCAATCCGTTTTTTTGAGGATGCTTCTCCAGAGCAGGTTGCCATCATTGAAGAACATTCCGCGGAATTGCCGGGTGTCGTGACCCTCATTGAATCTCGCAGGGAGTATCCGTATGGCACGCTTGCCTCCCACGTTTTGGGTTATACCGGTGAGATCTCGGAAGACCAGTTGAAACTGCCCGAGTTCAAGAATTACTCGCAGGGCGACCGCATTGGGCAAAAGGGTTTGGAGCAAGGTTACGACCAGGAGTTCCGCGGCAAGAACGGTCTCAAGCTTGTAGAAGTGAACGCCTCTGGCAGGGAGATCGGCTTGGTGAAAGGCGTCGAGAGCCAGGCGCCGGTTCCGGGATTGCACTTGGTCTCTACAATCGACTTGAAATTGCAGAAGGTCGCCGAAGAGGCAATTCCCGATAGCGCAAGGGGAGCCTTGGTGGCAATAGACCCGCGCAACGGGGAAATCCTTGCGATGGTGAGTTCGCCCCGTTTGGACCCGAACATCTTTTCGCTTAAGCGTCGTGAACGTAATAAGGGCTGGGCGCATGTTGCCCTCGATTCCATGCGTCCGCTTACCAACCGAGCCATTTCGGGAACTTATACGCCGGCCTCCGTCTTTAAGCTTGTCACCGCCGGTGCGGGCCTCGAGAACGGCGTGCTCTCTGAAACCAAGTATTACCCCAAGCCGTGTACGGGCGGCTACCAGTACGGCGCCCGCTACCAAAAGTGCTGGGGAACTCACGGAAGCCTGAATGTGGTGAATGCGATTCGCTTGAGTTGTGACGTGTTCTTTTACCAGGCGGGTCTTGATATAGACATGGCTCGCATCAACGAGTTCGCTCGCCGTTTTGGTTTGGGCGAGAATCCGCTTGGCGTCGACATCCCTGGCGAGAAAGGCGGCTGGCTTCCGGATTCCGCTTCGTTCAATGCGAAGAACAAGCGCTTGGGCTGGCGTTGGGCGCGAGGCCTTATTCTGAACCTCTCCATAGGGCAGGGACAGCTGGTGACTCCGTTACAGCAGGCGGTGCTTGTGGGCTCGCTTGCGACGAACAAGGGCGTCTACCGTCCGCACTTTATGAAGGAACTTCGCGATTCCGAAGGGAACGTGGTCAAGCGTTTTGAACCCGAGATCATTCGCCCGGGGAACATGAAGCCTGAGACGCATCGCGTGCTGATGGCCGCCATGGATTCGGTGGTGAACCACCCCGGTGGAACGGGCAAACGCGGCGCCGTGCCGGGAATCCGCGTGGGTGCCAAGACGGGTTCGGGCGAATGGAAGAAGGGCGCCAAGACGCACGCCTGGTATGCGGCGGTCGCTCCGCTCGACAACCCCGAAATCGCCGTCGCCGTGATTATGGAAGCCGCCGGTGGTGGTGGCGCTGTGTCGGGCCCTATTGCGCGCAAAGTGATGATGGCCTACTTTGGCAAGGAAGATGAGGTGAAAAAATGAGTTCGGGACGCTTCCTTGATAAATCGCTCAAGTTCGACTGGCTCTTTATGCTGACGACGCTTGCCCTGATGGCATGCGGAATCATATTGGTGTACTCGGCGACCGTGAGCGAGGAACTGCCGTTTTACGAGACTTTTTGGTTTAAACAGATTGTGTACTTTTTGGGTGGCTGCCTTTTGGCGACAGGCATCGTCTTTTTGAGGATTGACTGGATCAAGCGCATGGCGGTGCCGCTCTATGTTTTGGCGTTGATTCTCCTTTGCGTTGTGCTCTTTTTTGCGGGCGACGTGGTGAAGGGCGCCGGCCGTTGGATAGATCTCGGCTTCATCAAGTTGCAACCCTCCGAGTTCGCCAAGATTGCTTACCTGCTGATTATATCGTACTGGCTCTCTCGCCACCCGGTGGACCTTGCCAAGGTCAAGACTTT
The sequence above is drawn from the Fibrobacter sp. UWP2 genome and encodes:
- the mrdA gene encoding penicillin-binding protein 2 — its product is MFRETDNEYVQTRNWNVLVFMGVVFIMFTILLIRLYSLQYTHYDENLQRSENNRIRKVELIAERGYIYDRNGEVLVRNRPSYQIALQAMNLPRKSSERDSVFQRLLRIKDKNGERVFDSASVDTAFQRSRWIKNKPIRFFEDASPEQVAIIEEHSAELPGVVTLIESRREYPYGTLASHVLGYTGEISEDQLKLPEFKNYSQGDRIGQKGLEQGYDQEFRGKNGLKLVEVNASGREIGLVKGVESQAPVPGLHLVSTIDLKLQKVAEEAIPDSARGALVAIDPRNGEILAMVSSPRLDPNIFSLKRRERNKGWAHVALDSMRPLTNRAISGTYTPASVFKLVTAGAGLENGVLSETKYYPKPCTGGYQYGARYQKCWGTHGSLNVVNAIRLSCDVFFYQAGLDIDMARINEFARRFGLGENPLGVDIPGEKGGWLPDSASFNAKNKRLGWRWARGLILNLSIGQGQLVTPLQQAVLVGSLATNKGVYRPHFMKELRDSEGNVVKRFEPEIIRPGNMKPETHRVLMAAMDSVVNHPGGTGKRGAVPGIRVGAKTGSGEWKKGAKTHAWYAAVAPLDNPEIAVAVIMEAAGGGGAVSGPIARKVMMAYFGKEDEVKK